Proteins found in one Arachis stenosperma cultivar V10309 chromosome 8, arast.V10309.gnm1.PFL2, whole genome shotgun sequence genomic segment:
- the LOC130944826 gene encoding protein FAR1-RELATED SEQUENCE 5-like: protein MEGRNGLFGGCEEFGNASGSICKNDSAENGCDSEARQPSLDDDASDYGDVISLTADDICNKVFRSEKRAYDFFAKLGKFVGFGVRKGDYGKDEEGNLIRQRFFCNKAGLRDQKHYNRVDRKRSHRPETRTNCKAILSVYLDRVSCTWKVRKVNMEHNHPLTPRIMVHMIPGFRRMSDSAKAHIDRMQRYGLPTSKILGYMAGISGGYSLLGFTKKDAYTYIDKSKRNKITDGDTNAAVIYLEGKATADPMSMARYNLTDDGMLANLFWADGASRIDYQYFGDVLAFDSTYKKNKYKRPLVIFFSTNNHKQTTIFGFGLVLDERIPSYTWMLESLVEVMCGKTPSVVVTDGDDAMIAAVRKVFPRATHRLCAWHLQRNVTSNSNEEVFRNVFAKWLYADMEIADFEAEWAQAVIDFELSDKLWASQMYEKREMWANAYLRNKFCAGFWTTSRCEGINANVKKFLTSRHSILELVQNLELLVREY, encoded by the coding sequence ATGGAGGGCAGGAATGGTTTGTTTGGTGGTTGCGAGGAATTTGGGAATGCTAGTGGATCAATTTGCAAAAATGATAGCGCAGAGAATGGTTGTGACAGTGAAGCTCGTCAACCCAGTTTGGATGATGATGCATCAGATTATGGAGACGTTATAAGTCTCACGGCAGATGATATATGTAACAAGGTCTTTCGGAGCGAGAAACGTGCTTATGATTTCTTCGCAAAACTTGGAAAGTTTGTTGGGTTTGGGGTCCGAAAGGGTGACTACGGGAAAGATGAGGAGGGGAATTTGATAAGGCAGAGATTCTTTTGCAACAAGGCCGGTTTAAGGGACCAGAAGCATTACAACCGGGTGGATAGAAAAAGATCACATCGTCCAGAAACGCGCACGAATTGCAAGGCAATACTGTCAGTGTATCTTGATAGGGTTTCTTGCACTTGGAAGGTTAGGAAGGTGAACATGGAACATAATCACCCACTCACGCCCAGGATAATGGTACACATGATTCCAGGATTTCGCCGTATGTCAGATTCTGCCAAGGCACACATAGATAGGATGCAGAGGTACGGCTTACCAACCTCAAAGATACTGGGGTACATGGCAGGAATTTCTGGGGGGTATTCTCTCCTTGGATTCACCAAAAAGGATGCTTACACTTACATCGATAAGAGCAAACGCAACAAGATTACGGATGGTGACACTAATGCGGCCGTCATATACCTTGAGGGAAAGGCCACAGCCGATCCGATGTCGATGGCAAGGTACAACCTCACCGATGATGGTATGTTGGCGAACCTCTTCTGGGCTGATGGAGCAAGTAGAATAGATTACCAATATTTTGGTGATGTCCTTGCTTTCGACTCCACCTATAAGAAAAACAAATATAAGAGGCCGTTGGTCATATTCTTCAGCACGAATAACCATAAACAAACAACAATCTTTGGCTTTGGTCTTGTTTTGGATGAGCGCATACCTTCTTACACGTGGATGCTCGAGAGCCTGGTTGAAGTAATGTGTGGCAAGACACCGTCCGTAGTTGTTACAGATGGAGATGATGCAATGATTGCAGCTGTGCGGAAAGTTTTTCCACGAGCAACTCATAGGCTGTGTGCGTGGCACCTACAAAGAAATGTAACCTCGAACTCAAACGAGGAAGTGTTTCGGAATGTGTTTGCAAAGTGGTTATATGCTGACATGGAAATTGCTGACTTTGAGGCTGAGTGGGCTCAGGCAGTGATAGACTTTGAATTGAGTGACAAGTTATGGGCTTCGCAGATGTACGAGAAGCGAGAGATGTGGGCTAACGCATATCTGCGGAACAAGTTTTGTGCTGGCTTTTGGACGACATCTAGGTGCGAGGGAATCAACGCTAATGTAAAAAAATTCCTCACTTCTAGGCATAGCATTCTAGAACTTGTTCAAAATCTTGAGTTGCTTGTTCGGGAGTACTGA
- the LOC130946027 gene encoding protein S-acyltransferase 21: MARRHGWELPFHTFQVVAITVFFLLSIAFYAFFAPFLGKDIYEYVAFGVYSALALSVFLLYVRCTAIDPADLGVLLDSDKTSKNQSKADEELAETGKTGLKGEGTSGQHNSSWCSKIGCFFCSFLVREDCRSNEDNNLQQQSGEEEALFCTLCNAEVRKFSKHCRSCDKCVDGFDHHCRWLNNCVGRKNYVTFVCLMAVSLVWLIVECGVGIAVLVRCFVDKRDTENQIAEKLGAGFSRVPFAIIVAICTAVSFLATLPLGELFFFHMILIRKGITTYEYVVAMRTLSEPPGPSVDAGEQHSLPSSPTSSAVTAVSGRSSVGMSLQYKGAWCTPPRIFMDHPDEIIPHLEPGRLPSTVDPDAIQPPDKGKKPNHRAVRISAWKLAKLDSNEAAKAAAKARASSSVLRPINARSNPYDADNLSSSNVSGRSSPISNQGFHNKYDAAGTSRLSPYKGSYPPSQASKEDLDSCQHSMSNFSSPQVSNLTPSPMQIPTLSRDHFNPMYQQPSGNQSPLSARESEGNVNPVRDNNGRLPMRGNNIAVSENRRSSVFWDQEAGRFVSSSSGGHGSSQVSGTELLYSGRSIFFGSPVVNEQATTGARSSSSAAGIQDRDAALREFQQGRSHRGGQLPVFVPGYSQSQSQSQSQQNKFS, translated from the exons ATGGCTCGCCGTCATGGTTGGGAGCTTCCTTTTCACACTTTCCAG GTGGTGGCTATAACGGTTTTTTTCCTGTTATCCATCGCATTCTATGCCTTCTTTGCCCCTTTTCTCGGAAAGGATATTTATGAATACGTGGCCTTTGGTGTTTATTCCGCACTG GCTCTCTCTGTATTCCTTCTTTATGTTCGATGCACTGCCATTGACCCTGCTGATTTGGGAGTTCTGCTTGATTCTGACAAGACATCGAAGAACCAATCAAAAGCCGATGAAGAATTGGCAG AAACTGGCAAGACAGGATTAAAAGGTGAAGGAACGTCTGGTCAGCATAATTCAAGTTGGTGCTCCAAAATTGGATGTTTCTTCTGTAGTTTCCTTGTCAGAGAAGATTGTCGCAGTAATGAAGATAATAATCTACAGCAACAATCTGGAGAAGAGGAAGCTTTGTTCTGTACTTTGTGCAATGCTGAG GTTCGGAAGTTCAGTAAGCATTGTAGAAGCTGTGACAAATGTGTTGATGGATTTGATCACCATTGTCGG TGGTTGAACAATTGTGTTGGACGGAAGAACTATGTCACCTTTGTGTGCCTTATGGCAGTAAGCCTAGTTTGG CTTATAGTTGAATGTGGAGTTGGGATTGCTGTGCTTGTCCGATGCTTTGTTGATAAGCGGGACACAGAAAATCAAATAGCAGAAAAACTTGGAGCTGGATTCTCTCGAGTCCCATTTGCTATTATAGTG GCCATCTGCACAGCAGTTTCTTTCCTGGCAACCTTACCTTTGGGAGAATTGTTCTTTTTTCATATGATCCTCATACGAAAG GGTATTACAACATATGAGTATGTTGTTGCCATGAGAACTCTAAGTGAGCCTCCGGGTCCTTCAGTAGATGCTGGTGAACAGCATAGTCTACCATCATCTCCTACCAGTTCAGCTGTCACGGCAGTAAGTGGAAGAAGTTCTGTTGGAATGAGTTTGCAATACAAGGGTGCTTGGTGTACACCTCCGAGAATATTCATGGATCACCCG GATGAAATCATACCACATTTGGAGCCAGGAAGGCTGCCGTCCACAGTTGATCCGGATGCAATACAGCCACCTGACAAGGGGAAAAAACCAAATCATCGTGCTGTGCGAATAAGTGCATGGAAACTTGCAAAACTGGATTCTAATGAGGCAGCTAAGGCAGCTGCGAAAGCTCGAGCATCATCATCAGTGCTTCGCCCAATTAATGCTCGGTCTAATCCATATGATGCAGATAATTTATCCAGCAGCAATGTGAGTGGAAGAAGCAGCCCAATTAGCAATCAAGGATTTCATAATAAATATGATGCAGCTGGCACATCAAGGTTATCACCTTACAAGGGCTCATATCCTCCAAGTCAAGCAAGCAAAGAAGATTTAGATTCATGTCAGCACAGTATGAGTAACTTTAGCAGTCCTCAAGTTTCCAACTTAACCCCTTCACCAATGCAGATTCCAACTTTGAGCAGAGACCATTTCAACCCAATGTATCAGCAACCATCAGGGAATCAGTCTCCTTTATCAGCCAGAGAAAGCGAAGGGAATGTAAATCCAGTTCGTGATAACAATGGACGCCTACCAATGAGAGGTAACAACATAGCTGTTTCCGAGAACAGAAGATCATCAGTATTTTGGGACCAAGAAGCTGGGCGCTTCGTCTCGTCCTCATCTGGTGGTCATGGCAGTTCTCAAGTTTCCGGAACAGAGTTATTGTACAGTGGTCGTTCTATATTTTTTGGCAGTCCTGTTGTGAATGAACAGGCAACTACGGGAGCAAGAAGTAGCAGCTCAGCAGCTGGTATTCAAGATAGAGATGCTGCATTGAGGGAATTTCAGCAAGGTCGATCACATAGAGGTGGCCAGCTTCCTGTGTTTGTTCCCGGTTATTCGCAATCGCAATCACAATCACAATCGCAGCAAAACAAGTTCTCATAG